A part of Leptospira wolffii serovar Khorat str. Khorat-H2 genomic DNA contains:
- a CDS encoding zinc-dependent alcohol dehydrogenase, which translates to MQQLQFLKRNRLEWVEVPEPKITDKNQALVRPLAVARCDLDLPILRGQTLFRPPFPVGHEFVGEILETSEELSSKFRKGQRVAVPFQISCGHCPHCEAGLTKSCSTVPHTSAYGMGRGAKEFGGALSDSILVPYASEMLIPFSNSTDPAAIASISDNIVEAWKLAGIHLRENRNRSVLVIGGFASSIGLYTAALARHMGAAEVTYLDTDRKRLEIAESYGVKTEEVSSYPKAFGKYDIVADASGTPEGWDCGLRSLGIEGDFSSASIFWTNNVPIPYLELYNNGAKIQLGRVRSREWIPEILKLVEEEGFDPSKVTTKKASWSEAADAFLEEETKLIVVR; encoded by the coding sequence ATGCAACAATTGCAGTTTTTGAAGAGAAATCGCTTGGAATGGGTAGAAGTTCCCGAACCGAAAATCACCGATAAGAATCAGGCGCTCGTCAGACCCTTGGCGGTGGCTCGGTGCGATTTGGATCTGCCTATACTCAGGGGTCAGACTTTGTTTCGTCCCCCTTTTCCTGTGGGCCATGAATTCGTAGGAGAGATCCTGGAAACGAGCGAAGAATTGTCTTCCAAGTTCCGAAAAGGACAGAGAGTCGCGGTTCCTTTCCAGATTTCCTGCGGACATTGTCCTCATTGCGAAGCGGGGCTGACTAAGAGTTGCTCGACCGTTCCTCATACGAGCGCGTATGGGATGGGAAGAGGAGCGAAGGAATTCGGAGGAGCCTTATCCGATTCTATCTTAGTGCCTTACGCGTCCGAGATGCTCATCCCTTTTTCCAACAGCACGGATCCGGCGGCGATCGCAAGTATCAGCGATAATATCGTAGAGGCTTGGAAATTAGCGGGGATCCATTTACGGGAGAATCGGAATCGGAGCGTTTTGGTAATCGGCGGTTTTGCCTCCAGCATAGGATTGTATACTGCGGCTTTGGCACGGCATATGGGCGCCGCTGAGGTGACTTATCTGGATACGGATAGAAAGCGTTTGGAGATTGCCGAATCCTACGGAGTAAAAACGGAAGAGGTTTCCTCTTATCCTAAGGCTTTCGGAAAATATGATATAGTTGCGGACGCTAGCGGAACTCCGGAAGGTTGGGATTGTGGATTACGTTCCCTAGGGATAGAAGGCGATTTTAGTTCCGCCTCCATTTTTTGGACCAATAACGTTCCCATTCCTTATTTGGAACTCTATAATAACGGTGCGAAGATCCAATTAGGAAGAGTTCGATCGAGAGAATGGATTCCTGAAATTCTGAAACTAGTGGAAGAGGAGGGTTTCGATCCTTCTAAAGTCACCACAAAAAAGGCTTCCTGGTCGGAAGCGGCAGATGCGTTTTTGGAGGAGGAAACGAAACTAATCGTAGTGCGATAG
- a CDS encoding DsbA family protein — translation MDLEIKRPEGKHSIVYVADPICAWCYGFAPIFSKIREKYSDRIEFTLVLGGLRFGPEAEPFTEEFAEKQKYHWKDVERVSGRSFDYEILKNKNLVYDSEPGARAIITAQRLDPNLSFEYMDRLSEMFHAQGKDPNEPEIHLEIAEQLSLNPKDFRELYEREETRLEVRNDFNYGYILGVTAFPCLVFSDGIDRGILTRGYLPFAEVDEILSDYFRSIGRM, via the coding sequence GTGGATTTGGAAATCAAAAGACCCGAAGGAAAACACTCCATCGTATACGTTGCGGATCCGATTTGCGCCTGGTGCTACGGCTTCGCCCCTATCTTCTCTAAGATTCGAGAAAAATACTCGGATCGGATCGAATTCACTCTAGTATTAGGGGGGCTTCGATTCGGACCGGAAGCGGAACCGTTTACGGAAGAATTTGCGGAAAAGCAAAAATACCATTGGAAGGACGTGGAAAGAGTCTCCGGAAGAAGTTTCGATTATGAGATTCTAAAAAATAAAAATCTAGTCTACGATTCCGAGCCCGGAGCAAGAGCGATTATCACGGCCCAAAGATTGGATCCGAATCTTTCCTTCGAATATATGGACCGACTTTCCGAAATGTTCCACGCCCAAGGAAAAGACCCCAACGAACCCGAAATCCATTTGGAAATCGCGGAGCAATTGTCCCTTAACCCGAAAGATTTCCGAGAGCTCTACGAAAGAGAAGAGACCAGATTGGAAGTTAGAAACGATTTCAACTACGGCTATATCCTAGGCGTTACCGCTTTCCCTTGCTTAGTCTTCTCCGATGGAATCGATCGGGGAATCCTGACCAGAGGCTATCTTCCTTTTGCGGAAGTCGACGAGATACTCTCCGACTATTTTAGATCCATAGGAAGAATGTGA
- a CDS encoding LIC10816 family protein: protein MDTVTIFALALLAVPVFARFARVSKDAMNRYHLIGLGGLFLILGEATKITAVKVTPIAAVLPMIDIATAILAYAGVLFGVVWLSLYYVKHPNEI from the coding sequence ATGGATACAGTGACCATCTTCGCATTAGCGCTTTTGGCTGTTCCTGTGTTTGCCCGGTTTGCCCGAGTATCAAAGGATGCGATGAACCGCTATCACCTGATCGGATTGGGAGGTCTTTTCCTAATTCTTGGTGAAGCCACGAAGATCACGGCCGTCAAGGTAACCCCTATCGCCGCCGTTCTTCCTATGATAGACATCGCAACCGCGATCCTAGCTTACGCGGGGGTACTTTTCGGGGTAGTATGGCTATCGCTCTACTACGTCAAACACCCGAACGAAATCTAA
- a CDS encoding M14 family metallopeptidase, with protein sequence MDVLLYYLETYEACRKAFVSYKRQIKGKFRRFRHEVIEVPKGGGEIDAFLFGHKKKPARKAVVMSSGIHGIEGFAGSAFQRRWLEEFLLDDKGPYKAPQNVDFILLHGINAYGFKNLLRVNERNVDLNRNFALKREKLHKKFKNKRYRKIESFLNPGVPFTNYFWEYVFFVIRFIGVVARFGAKYVLDAAVNGQYEFPKGIYYGGRKPEPVVRRLRKFFRKTLKSYDQILILDFHTGYGARNGLSLMQNAAPGSKEDKNLRKVFGDFGLLLNEGEEDFYRTSGDFTDFFGKLFEEGKEFFPITVELGTFGNLNLRGGLKGSFLMISENRIRFQGAKSESSSARVREEFKEMFYPSREDWRLAAMDQVFGILPEAITRFSKI encoded by the coding sequence GTGGACGTTCTACTATATTATCTGGAAACCTACGAGGCCTGCCGCAAGGCCTTCGTTTCTTATAAAAGACAAATCAAGGGAAAATTCCGCCGTTTCCGACACGAGGTCATAGAAGTTCCTAAGGGCGGAGGAGAGATCGACGCTTTTCTGTTCGGACATAAGAAGAAGCCGGCTAGGAAAGCTGTCGTGATGAGTTCCGGAATCCACGGCATAGAAGGATTTGCGGGTTCCGCATTCCAAAGAAGATGGTTGGAAGAGTTCCTACTGGACGATAAGGGGCCGTATAAGGCTCCTCAGAATGTGGATTTCATCCTTTTGCACGGAATCAACGCATACGGTTTTAAGAATCTACTACGGGTGAACGAAAGAAATGTGGACCTGAACCGGAACTTCGCTCTTAAAAGGGAGAAGCTTCATAAGAAATTCAAGAATAAGCGCTATCGTAAAATAGAATCCTTTTTGAATCCCGGAGTCCCTTTTACGAATTATTTCTGGGAATACGTATTTTTCGTGATCCGGTTCATCGGTGTCGTCGCCCGTTTCGGAGCGAAATACGTTCTGGACGCGGCGGTAAACGGACAATACGAATTTCCTAAGGGAATCTATTACGGAGGCAGAAAGCCCGAACCCGTAGTACGAAGGCTTAGAAAATTCTTCCGTAAGACCCTGAAATCCTACGACCAAATCCTGATATTGGATTTCCATACCGGATACGGCGCTCGAAACGGTTTGAGCCTAATGCAGAATGCGGCTCCCGGCTCTAAAGAGGATAAGAATCTCAGAAAGGTATTCGGAGATTTCGGCCTACTCTTGAACGAAGGAGAGGAGGATTTTTATCGCACCTCCGGGGACTTCACTGATTTTTTCGGAAAGTTATTCGAAGAAGGCAAGGAGTTCTTTCCCATAACGGTGGAGTTGGGGACATTCGGAAATTTGAATCTAAGGGGAGGCTTAAAAGGGAGCTTTCTCATGATCAGCGAAAATCGTATCCGCTTCCAAGGAGCCAAATCCGAATCTTCTTCCGCTCGAGTTCGCGAAGAGTTCAAGGAAATGTTCTATCCCAGCCGGGAAGATTGGAGACTCGCAGCCATGGATCAGGTATTCGGAATTCTTCCGGAAGCGATCACTCGGTTTTCCAAAATCTGA
- a CDS encoding GAF domain-containing SpoIIE family protein phosphatase, translated as MSNAEAEASKYRSLLNTSTILNANLDLYQLLPLIMLYSKDLLEAEASSLFLLEEKDGFLYCEVALGEKGEIIQKYARLEPGQGIAGWVAREKKSIVLEDAYTDPRFNPALDQKTGFRTRSLACVPLFIQDKVIGTLEILNKSQNRSFDHSDVEVLSSLSEIAAIAIKNAQTHEALKKRVLELRLLYEFEKLTVAEKSIHELGNWLLDKVLEFLEAKAGTIYLSDPTMEVLRVLAARGIPEEAIHNIQVPFGEGVSGWVAKEKQSLLIQNLDDDPRYDKSAKYKFEANSLISAPLLYRGELLGVISVNNKYSGFAFTHADLEMLGAIANRLSVTIKNANLFHKVMDNDRELKRAREVMHKILPSSLPYIPGLEFGVQHLPFDNVGGDFYNVIKLDENRTAVLIADVSGHGLSASVVAAVIHTVMETFEHDTLTSPSKFFTALNYALYNKLAGNFLTAFYGVIHTGTNTLSYSNAGHNPPILYRKSEGTSLHLETKGKLVGVIPDLFFEEYVTAFQPQDRLVLYTDGLTEHSNEDRTRRYSEDLLTLAVRSQSQSPVSEAAAGLIKECRTYCHRSEFEDDVTLLLVDRT; from the coding sequence ATGTCCAACGCAGAAGCGGAAGCTAGCAAATACAGAAGCTTATTGAACACCAGTACGATCCTAAACGCAAATTTGGATCTCTACCAACTTCTGCCCTTGATTATGCTGTATTCGAAAGATCTACTGGAGGCGGAGGCAAGTTCCCTTTTCTTACTGGAAGAAAAGGACGGATTCCTCTACTGCGAGGTGGCTCTGGGAGAAAAGGGCGAAATCATCCAGAAATACGCAAGGCTGGAACCCGGACAGGGAATCGCAGGCTGGGTAGCCCGCGAGAAAAAATCCATCGTATTAGAGGACGCTTACACGGACCCTCGTTTCAATCCCGCACTGGATCAAAAAACCGGATTCAGAACACGTTCCCTCGCCTGCGTTCCTTTATTCATCCAGGACAAAGTGATCGGAACTCTGGAAATTCTGAACAAATCCCAGAATCGTAGCTTTGATCATTCGGATGTGGAAGTGCTTTCTTCCCTTTCTGAGATTGCTGCTATCGCGATCAAGAACGCCCAAACCCACGAAGCCCTAAAAAAAAGGGTGTTGGAACTCCGACTACTGTACGAATTCGAGAAACTCACCGTAGCGGAAAAGAGTATCCATGAATTGGGCAACTGGCTTTTGGATAAGGTGTTGGAGTTCTTAGAAGCTAAGGCAGGCACGATCTATCTCTCGGATCCCACCATGGAAGTTCTCAGGGTACTAGCGGCCCGAGGAATTCCGGAAGAGGCCATTCATAATATACAGGTTCCGTTCGGAGAAGGCGTTTCCGGCTGGGTTGCCAAAGAAAAACAAAGTCTTCTCATCCAAAATCTGGACGACGATCCCAGATATGATAAAAGCGCTAAATACAAATTCGAGGCCAACTCTCTCATTTCCGCCCCTCTCCTTTACCGAGGCGAGCTATTGGGAGTGATCAGCGTAAACAATAAATATTCCGGCTTCGCATTCACTCATGCAGATCTAGAAATGCTAGGGGCCATCGCAAATCGCCTGAGCGTCACTATCAAGAATGCGAATCTATTCCACAAGGTCATGGATAACGATCGGGAACTGAAGCGAGCAAGAGAAGTGATGCACAAGATTCTTCCTTCCAGCCTTCCTTATATTCCGGGTCTGGAATTCGGAGTGCAACATCTCCCTTTCGACAATGTGGGAGGTGACTTTTATAATGTCATCAAATTGGACGAAAATCGGACCGCGGTTCTAATTGCCGACGTATCCGGACACGGTCTATCCGCTTCCGTGGTGGCCGCCGTGATTCATACGGTCATGGAGACCTTCGAACACGACACTCTCACGAGCCCTTCCAAATTCTTTACGGCTCTCAATTACGCACTCTATAACAAACTCGCCGGAAATTTTCTAACGGCGTTCTACGGAGTGATCCACACCGGAACCAATACATTATCTTATTCTAATGCAGGGCATAACCCTCCTATTCTTTATCGAAAATCGGAAGGGACCTCTCTGCATTTGGAAACGAAAGGAAAATTAGTGGGCGTTATCCCGGATCTATTCTTCGAAGAATACGTGACGGCGTTCCAACCGCAGGATAGACTCGTGCTTTATACGGACGGACTCACGGAGCATTCTAACGAGGATAGAACGAGAAGATACAGCGAGGACTTACTGACTCTCGCCGTCCGCTCCCAATCCCAATCACCCGTTTCGGAAGCTGCTGCGGGGCTAATCAAAGAATGTAGGACCTATTGCCATAGATCCGAATTCGAAGACGATGTGACGCTTCTACTCGTGGACAGAACCTAG
- a CDS encoding metallophosphoesterase, with protein sequence MEFDLQRFYIFLGVFTLVLFSGYWYAASRLTAPFQLSQGEWILLGIGVSVLVLLTPGAYLLSLFLRETPWQKFWSYAAFITLGFATILVSFVLVRDIGHLVWKGSLYVSDRFQQAPSGDLASVGPVREEFSRKDFFSRFSSFALLGIAGGLTAFGVYQAKKTPSVKHVRIKVKDLPEGLHGFKIAQLSDIHIGPTIKGGFLEEVVGRTNALEPHLVAITGDLVDGTVNMLRDHVSPLGKLNSQYGTFFVTGNHEYYSGALAWIRELEALGLNVLLNQNSLIRHNGAVLAVAGVTDYKAHTVIPGHRTDPHQAAIGTEEAHYKMLLAHQPNSVFEAAKAGFHLQLSGHTHGGQYFPGNVFIYLFQKFVAGLSEWEGTQLYVSRGTGYWGPPLRIGAPSEITLLVLEKA encoded by the coding sequence ATGGAATTCGATTTGCAAAGGTTTTATATTTTTCTGGGTGTTTTCACTCTGGTTCTTTTTTCCGGATATTGGTATGCGGCGAGTCGCCTGACTGCTCCCTTTCAGCTCAGCCAGGGAGAATGGATTTTACTCGGAATCGGAGTCTCCGTCCTGGTTCTTCTCACCCCCGGAGCTTATTTATTGAGTCTTTTTCTACGAGAGACTCCTTGGCAAAAATTTTGGTCCTACGCCGCCTTTATCACTCTAGGATTCGCTACCATTTTAGTTTCCTTCGTTTTGGTCCGGGATATCGGGCATTTGGTTTGGAAAGGAAGCCTGTATGTTTCGGATAGGTTTCAACAGGCTCCATCCGGGGATCTGGCAAGCGTCGGACCGGTAAGGGAGGAATTTTCCCGTAAGGATTTCTTTTCCAGATTCTCCTCTTTTGCGTTACTCGGAATTGCAGGAGGTCTGACGGCATTCGGAGTTTACCAGGCAAAAAAGACTCCTTCCGTTAAACATGTGAGGATCAAGGTCAAGGATCTGCCAGAAGGGTTACACGGCTTTAAGATCGCCCAACTTTCCGATATCCATATAGGACCCACCATAAAGGGGGGCTTCCTGGAAGAAGTGGTGGGCCGGACCAATGCTCTCGAGCCCCATCTAGTGGCGATTACGGGAGACTTAGTGGACGGAACCGTGAATATGCTCCGAGATCACGTGAGTCCATTAGGAAAATTGAATTCTCAGTACGGAACATTCTTCGTAACGGGAAATCACGAATATTATTCCGGAGCCTTGGCCTGGATCCGAGAATTGGAGGCTTTGGGGCTGAACGTTCTTTTAAATCAGAATTCTCTCATCCGTCACAACGGTGCGGTTCTCGCCGTAGCGGGGGTCACGGATTATAAGGCGCATACGGTGATTCCAGGGCATAGGACGGATCCTCATCAAGCGGCGATCGGGACGGAGGAGGCGCATTACAAGATGTTACTCGCTCACCAGCCCAATTCCGTTTTCGAGGCGGCCAAGGCGGGGTTTCATTTACAGCTTTCCGGCCACACTCATGGAGGCCAATATTTCCCGGGGAACGTATTCATCTATTTGTTCCAGAAATTCGTAGCGGGCTTAAGCGAATGGGAAGGGACCCAGTTGTATGTGAGTCGGGGGACAGGATATTGGGGACCGCCTTTACGGATTGGAGCTCCTTCCGAAATCACTCTTCTGGTCTTGGAAAAGGCTTAA
- a CDS encoding MORN repeat protein has translation MKDRFRSFFSKIILSSSHRAHSLLSRLILLIFIISFSAFVLDCSKPKPKSNPEIERLKPKKKADDRDQDPDISKREYFDEDADGKPIERKPDPPSSSPNLRSYASSGPGCKKGNCKTGEGVYVYDTRDVYSGRFVGELREGWGTLAYSDGDRYEGNWAQDRKSGAGRYVFRDGSSFNGTFTGEGNGNGTYVKAGRSHKCRLENRKILCK, from the coding sequence ATGAAAGACCGGTTTCGTAGCTTCTTTTCCAAGATCATACTATCGAGCTCACACAGAGCGCACTCTTTACTTTCCCGACTCATTCTTCTCATTTTTATAATATCTTTTTCCGCATTCGTTTTGGATTGTTCGAAACCTAAGCCCAAGTCCAATCCGGAAATCGAAAGACTTAAACCTAAGAAGAAAGCGGACGATCGGGACCAGGATCCGGATATTTCCAAAAGGGAGTATTTCGACGAAGATGCGGATGGAAAACCGATAGAGAGAAAGCCGGATCCTCCTTCTTCTTCTCCCAATCTAAGATCTTACGCTAGTTCCGGTCCGGGTTGCAAGAAGGGAAATTGCAAAACGGGAGAAGGCGTTTACGTATACGACACAAGGGACGTGTATTCGGGAAGATTCGTAGGGGAACTGAGAGAAGGTTGGGGTACTCTCGCATATTCGGACGGAGATCGTTATGAAGGCAATTGGGCCCAAGATAGAAAATCCGGAGCGGGCCGTTATGTCTTTCGGGATGGATCCAGTTTCAATGGGACGTTCACGGGAGAAGGGAACGGAAACGGCACGTACGTAAAAGCCGGTAGGTCCCATAAATGCAGATTGGAGAATCGTAAGATTCTATGTAAGTGA
- a CDS encoding DoxX family protein: protein MERWHDWLQTHKDWWIDMVRVYLGGVLLYKGLQFLADTDALIRLMEWNNAPYASTLLAHYIVVAHICGGILLMVGLLTRFSAMLQLPVLIGAVIFIHSKEGFVAPGSNLPYASMILLLLLHFSLYGSGRISADFYIDTHRSV from the coding sequence ATGGAAAGATGGCATGATTGGTTGCAAACGCATAAAGATTGGTGGATCGATATGGTGCGTGTGTATTTGGGAGGAGTGCTGCTATACAAAGGATTGCAGTTTCTTGCGGATACGGACGCCCTGATCCGATTGATGGAATGGAATAATGCGCCTTACGCTTCCACGTTGCTCGCTCATTACATCGTGGTCGCGCATATATGCGGAGGAATTCTTCTCATGGTCGGACTATTGACTAGGTTCTCGGCTATGTTGCAATTGCCTGTCCTCATAGGAGCGGTGATTTTCATCCATTCCAAAGAAGGTTTCGTGGCGCCGGGATCTAATTTGCCTTACGCTTCGATGATTCTACTTCTCTTATTGCATTTTTCTTTATACGGTTCGGGAAGAATCTCGGCCGATTTCTATATAGACACTCATCGTAGCGTTTAA
- a CDS encoding hemin-degrading factor: MSIAESLEVESVLKDWKHLRETQPRLRIRDIATKLQLSEAGLLAAAYVVKAGGFPQVRALKETWGELFSKLGELGHVMVLTRNEACVHERKGKFEEVSSGPGHILVVGPDIDLRLFPGGWKFGFSVEENKGDSVQRSFQFFDGNGDAVHKIFLTDKSDVSAWENLRTEFEKEGPDYSPLFQIKEKKEKPATSASGRISDKSKQEFLTEWGNLEDTHDFFGLLKKHNVSRIQSMGLAEGKFTRKLENRLVLRMLERASLDRIPIMVFVGNPGAIQIHTGEVTNIKVLETWWNVLDPEFNLHLKSDLIAETWIVDKPSKDGVIHSIEVYDEAGEMIVQFFGKRKPGQPERTDWAGLLNAITND, encoded by the coding sequence ATGTCCATTGCAGAATCTTTAGAAGTAGAAAGCGTCCTAAAAGACTGGAAGCATTTAAGGGAAACCCAGCCTAGATTAAGAATCCGCGATATCGCGACGAAATTGCAATTATCGGAGGCGGGACTACTCGCTGCAGCCTACGTGGTAAAGGCGGGAGGATTTCCCCAAGTAAGAGCCCTAAAAGAAACCTGGGGAGAATTATTCTCCAAACTGGGAGAATTAGGACACGTGATGGTACTGACCCGCAACGAGGCCTGCGTACACGAGAGAAAAGGTAAATTCGAAGAAGTCAGTTCCGGCCCGGGACATATCCTAGTAGTCGGTCCGGATATCGATCTGAGACTCTTTCCAGGCGGTTGGAAGTTTGGATTCTCGGTGGAGGAAAACAAAGGGGATTCCGTCCAACGCTCCTTTCAATTTTTCGACGGAAACGGAGACGCGGTCCATAAGATATTTCTAACGGACAAATCCGATGTTTCCGCATGGGAAAATCTGAGAACCGAATTCGAAAAGGAAGGGCCAGATTATTCCCCCCTATTCCAGATTAAGGAGAAAAAAGAAAAACCTGCGACCTCCGCATCCGGCAGGATTTCCGACAAATCCAAACAGGAATTTCTGACAGAATGGGGGAATCTGGAGGATACTCACGATTTTTTCGGATTATTAAAGAAGCATAATGTTTCCAGAATTCAATCCATGGGACTTGCGGAGGGAAAATTCACCCGCAAACTGGAAAATCGTTTGGTGCTCAGAATGTTAGAAAGAGCCTCCCTGGATAGAATCCCTATCATGGTCTTCGTAGGAAACCCGGGAGCCATCCAGATCCATACGGGAGAAGTCACTAATATCAAGGTATTGGAAACTTGGTGGAATGTGCTCGATCCGGAATTCAATCTGCACTTAAAATCCGACCTGATCGCCGAGACTTGGATCGTGGACAAACCCTCCAAAGACGGAGTCATCCACTCCATCGAAGTCTACGACGAAGCGGGAGAAATGATCGTCCAATTTTTCGGGAAAAGAAAACCGGGACAGCCGGAAAGAACCGATTGGGCAGGTCTTTTGAACGCGATTACAAACGACTAA
- a CDS encoding heme ABC transporter ATP-binding protein — translation MSIVLSHVFVRRGSRNLLTDVNLSLDPGEVLVLLGPNGAGKSTLLKILSGEIRPDVGTVLLDGIPISEYDTEDLALKRSVLSQESEIHFPFLADEIVRMGRSSSKLRLERNHEDEIVDRAFKKVNLGERERYQIFSNLSGGEKQRCQMARVLVQDEAPPVRESYVLLDEPGASLDPNRIHKLLDLARELSRQGRGVLCILHDLNLAMRYADRIVVLKGGEVIAEGNPQSVLEEDFVFQHFELRTKKVSFPEGGFYLIPLGSAEEALKKIEL, via the coding sequence ATGAGTATCGTACTCTCTCATGTTTTCGTAAGGAGAGGAAGCAGAAATCTTCTTACCGATGTGAATCTATCCTTGGATCCGGGAGAAGTACTGGTGCTACTCGGTCCCAACGGAGCCGGGAAATCCACTTTACTGAAAATTCTCTCCGGAGAAATACGGCCCGATGTGGGTACGGTTCTCTTAGACGGTATCCCGATCTCCGAATACGATACGGAAGATTTGGCGCTGAAACGCTCGGTGCTATCCCAGGAGTCCGAGATCCATTTTCCGTTTCTGGCCGATGAAATCGTTCGTATGGGAAGGTCCTCTTCCAAATTGAGACTCGAAAGGAATCACGAAGATGAAATCGTAGATCGTGCATTCAAAAAAGTGAATTTAGGAGAGAGGGAGCGATACCAGATCTTTTCCAATCTTTCGGGCGGAGAAAAGCAGCGATGCCAGATGGCAAGAGTTCTAGTCCAGGACGAGGCCCCGCCGGTCCGGGAAAGCTATGTGTTACTGGACGAGCCGGGCGCCTCCCTGGATCCGAACCGGATTCATAAACTTTTGGATCTAGCTAGAGAGTTGAGCCGGCAGGGACGAGGAGTACTTTGTATTCTCCACGATCTAAACCTGGCGATGAGATACGCGGATCGGATCGTAGTCCTGAAAGGAGGAGAGGTGATTGCGGAAGGCAATCCTCAATCCGTCTTAGAAGAGGACTTCGTCTTTCAACATTTCGAACTCCGGACCAAAAAAGTATCTTTCCCCGAAGGGGGATTCTACCTCATTCCGCTGGGGTCCGCGGAAGAAGCATTAAAAAAGATTGAATTATAA
- a CDS encoding FecCD family ABC transporter permease, with translation MITSFEPSSILSKESKSGKRPEDSSKRKRGRKIPPSLVFLFLSIGLIGIGFLSLKFGSVSISFEEIARLLFLDKSSLSESELPHSLLVWDLRLPRFLLSLAVGACLASAGVCIQGLFRNPLVEPGFIGVGPGAALAASAWIVYSESLFSFLPKEMTGQGSFFLQIFAFGGALIVSFLLHLISRKEGGGFSLVLVLTGIAVNATVISLLGFLSYAADDNQLRNLTFWSLGSMAGATWHKVTLLALVLGFVSLFFPVLSRGLDALALGEADAFHTGFKVKKIRNLTILLSSLLVGISISLTGNIGFVGLIVPHILRMLLGPGHRVLLPASLLGGGLLVAIADLTARTIVFPSELPIGIIACGLGGTFFLVLILRSKRKEGQFR, from the coding sequence TTGATCACTTCCTTCGAACCTAGTTCGATTCTTTCGAAGGAATCCAAATCGGGAAAACGACCCGAAGACTCCTCGAAAAGAAAGAGAGGGAGAAAGATACCACCTTCTCTAGTATTTCTATTCTTATCGATCGGCCTAATCGGAATCGGATTCCTATCCTTGAAATTCGGATCCGTTTCCATTTCTTTTGAAGAAATCGCAAGGCTTCTATTCCTAGACAAGAGCTCTCTTTCCGAGTCGGAACTTCCTCATTCTCTCTTGGTATGGGATTTGCGTTTGCCTAGATTCTTACTCTCTTTGGCAGTAGGAGCTTGTCTCGCGTCCGCAGGTGTATGTATCCAAGGTTTATTTCGCAATCCTTTAGTTGAACCGGGATTTATAGGAGTGGGACCGGGCGCGGCACTCGCCGCTTCCGCATGGATCGTCTACTCCGAGTCGTTATTCTCCTTTTTACCTAAGGAAATGACTGGTCAGGGAAGTTTCTTCCTACAAATATTCGCTTTCGGCGGAGCCTTAATAGTTTCTTTCCTTTTACATCTCATTTCCCGAAAAGAAGGAGGAGGATTCTCTCTAGTACTCGTGCTTACCGGGATCGCGGTAAATGCGACCGTGATTTCCCTCTTGGGCTTTCTTTCCTATGCGGCCGACGATAACCAACTTCGCAATCTAACGTTTTGGAGTCTGGGTAGCATGGCAGGTGCCACCTGGCATAAGGTGACTCTTCTCGCCTTAGTTCTGGGATTCGTAAGTCTGTTCTTCCCCGTTTTGAGCAGAGGACTCGACGCATTAGCCTTGGGAGAAGCGGACGCTTTTCATACCGGCTTTAAGGTGAAGAAGATACGAAATCTTACGATACTTCTCTCCAGTCTTTTGGTGGGAATTAGCATATCATTAACCGGTAATATAGGCTTCGTAGGTTTGATCGTTCCTCATATTCTCCGCATGCTTTTGGGGCCGGGTCATAGAGTCCTACTACCGGCGTCGCTACTCGGAGGAGGATTGCTAGTGGCGATCGCGGATCTGACGGCAAGAACCATCGTGTTTCCCTCCGAACTTCCGATAGGAATCATCGCCTGCGGCCTAGGCGGGACATTCTTCCTGGTATTGATCCTAAGATCGAAGCGTAAGGAAGGACAATTCAGATGA